A region of Mesorhizobium sp. AR02 DNA encodes the following proteins:
- a CDS encoding DUF3892 domain-containing protein, with amino-acid sequence MAGRFQIKCINKPNRDSSVEHITHVGDAGIPWKLPVEVVIARIESSGPDHEDFYVRVGTIEANVIVVSPAGHRKHIRTTRDSTVRDNLLSLPECQ; translated from the coding sequence ATGGCAGGACGTTTTCAAATCAAGTGCATCAACAAGCCTAATCGCGACAGTTCCGTCGAGCACATAACCCACGTTGGCGATGCTGGAATCCCGTGGAAACTGCCCGTCGAGGTGGTTATCGCTCGGATCGAAAGCAGCGGCCCAGACCACGAAGATTTTTACGTTAGGGTCGGGACCATAGAAGCCAACGTAATCGTTGTCAGCCCCGCTGGGCACCGGAAGCACATCCGCACCACGCGGGATTCGACGGTGCGGGATAACCTGCTGAGCCTTCCTGAGTGCCAGTGA
- a CDS encoding IS1595 family transposase, whose protein sequence is MKLTDPIYTDENKAREHLESLHWPHGPNCPHCGNANPDRITKLQGKSTRPGVYKCKECRKPFSVTVGTLMERSHIKINVWLAAMHLLTASKKGMSAHQMHRMLGITYESAWFLCHRLREAMRDDPKSSGPLGGKNKVVEVDEAYVGGKAKNRAHRKPAPKKPVLSLVERDGRVASFHIANVTAETVRPIIVTTADRASAFMTDESTVYPKIGKEYASHGTVNHSANEYVRLGSFMHINTAENFFSILKRGINGVYHQVSEAHLHRYLAEFDFRYNNRVGLGVTDTERCERAIKGMVGKRLTYRRVDEASHA, encoded by the coding sequence ATGAAACTCACCGACCCGATCTACACTGACGAGAACAAGGCCCGCGAACACCTTGAGAGCCTTCATTGGCCCCATGGTCCGAACTGCCCGCATTGTGGCAATGCCAATCCGGACCGCATTACCAAGCTTCAGGGCAAGTCCACTCGTCCGGGCGTCTACAAGTGCAAGGAATGCCGCAAGCCATTCTCCGTGACGGTTGGCACCCTGATGGAGCGCAGCCACATCAAGATCAACGTCTGGCTTGCCGCGATGCACCTGTTGACCGCATCGAAGAAAGGCATGTCCGCTCACCAGATGCACCGCATGCTTGGCATCACCTACGAAAGCGCTTGGTTCCTCTGCCATCGCCTTCGTGAAGCCATGCGCGACGATCCTAAGTCGTCCGGTCCGCTTGGCGGCAAGAACAAGGTTGTCGAGGTTGACGAAGCCTATGTCGGCGGCAAGGCAAAGAACCGCGCCCACCGCAAGCCCGCTCCAAAGAAACCCGTCCTTTCGCTGGTCGAGCGTGACGGGCGCGTTGCCTCATTCCATATTGCCAATGTGACCGCCGAAACGGTGCGCCCGATCATCGTGACCACCGCCGACCGCGCCAGTGCATTTATGACTGACGAGAGCACCGTCTATCCGAAGATCGGCAAGGAATACGCCAGCCATGGCACCGTGAACCATTCGGCAAATGAGTATGTCCGCCTTGGCAGTTTCATGCACATCAATACCGCCGAGAACTTCTTTTCGATCCTTAAGCGCGGCATCAATGGCGTGTATCATCAGGTGAGCGAAGCTCATCTGCACCGCTACCTTGCCGAGTTCGATTTCCGTTACAACAACCGCGTCGGCCTTGGCGTCACCGACACCGAGCGCTGCGAACGTGCCATCAAGGGCATGGTCGGCAAACGTCTGACCTATCGGCGGGTTGACGAAGCCAGTCACGCCTAA
- a CDS encoding YbaK/EbsC family protein — translation MSLDSVRAFFAAHAPDIEVIVTQASSATVTLAAEAHGVLPAQIAKTICLRVGERTMLVVTSGIARLDNRKFKDQFGGKPRMLDAEEVVAATSHPVGGVCPFGLPSPLPVYCDVSLREFNEVVPAAGATNAAVRIAPQRMAEIIGAEWVDVCQG, via the coding sequence ATGAGCCTGGACTCTGTTCGTGCCTTCTTCGCCGCCCATGCGCCCGATATCGAGGTCATCGTCACGCAGGCGAGCTCGGCGACGGTGACGCTGGCGGCGGAGGCGCATGGCGTGCTGCCGGCGCAAATCGCCAAAACCATCTGCCTGCGCGTCGGCGAGCGCACCATGCTGGTCGTCACCAGCGGCATCGCCAGGCTGGACAACCGCAAGTTCAAGGACCAGTTCGGCGGCAAACCGCGCATGCTGGACGCGGAGGAAGTCGTCGCCGCCACGAGCCATCCGGTCGGCGGTGTCTGCCCCTTCGGCCTGCCGTCGCCGCTGCCGGTCTACTGCGACGTGTCGCTGCGCGAATTCAACGAGGTGGTGCCTGCGGCAGGCGCCACCAACGCGGCGGTACGGATTGCACCGCAGCGGATGGCCGAGATTATCGGTGCTGAATGGGTCGATGTCTGCCAGGGTTAG
- a CDS encoding helix-turn-helix domain-containing protein gives MPNNAKSHALSEPFASEIGPDYTTLRAMRETRGYSVEELSLTCGLSVEEIEDMENGRAADPSKLRRIASALRMPQDTLIASATPTPAAQGRPLA, from the coding sequence ATGCCCAACAATGCAAAAAGCCATGCCCTCTCCGAACCGTTCGCCAGCGAGATCGGGCCGGATTACACCACCCTCAGAGCCATGCGGGAAACCCGCGGATACAGCGTGGAAGAGCTTTCCCTGACCTGCGGCCTGTCGGTCGAGGAGATCGAGGATATGGAGAACGGCCGGGCGGCCGATCCGTCGAAGCTGCGTCGTATTGCATCCGCGCTTCGCATGCCTCAGGACACTCTCATCGCTTCCGCCACACCGACGCCGGCCGCACAGGGCCGACCCCTGGCCTAG
- a CDS encoding ATP-grasp fold amidoligase family protein: protein MTAKADISRTDRIALSVARLWLTLRHPALVVRFFLKLGYLPNPAAPVRYHELLLWRKILDRNPLFVTLTDKLAAKAYIRGACPELALPRTLWSGRDPADIPLDLLAGDVIVKTNHGCAMNIFVANGAPNHGLIVAKTRHWLRKRYGRRNGEWAYWPVVPTVFVEERLALSGARIATDIKVHVCGGEVTHAWVEDKAAKRSLLLDRDANPLPGRDPDYPHEDQAVPVNAQLLDYVRQAVSIAPTIAGNLDYIRIDFLVTDHCLYAGEIVVYPGAGYGTTTNPAFAGEIERLWRLDQSAFLRRPHKGVVRLYADALRARCRAGIANDDVGA from the coding sequence ATGACGGCCAAGGCCGATATCTCCCGGACAGACCGCATTGCCCTGTCGGTCGCCCGATTGTGGCTCACGCTTCGCCACCCCGCCCTTGTCGTGCGTTTCTTCCTGAAACTGGGCTATCTGCCCAATCCGGCCGCGCCCGTGCGCTACCATGAGCTGTTGCTCTGGCGAAAGATCCTCGACCGCAACCCGCTGTTCGTGACGCTGACCGACAAGCTGGCGGCCAAGGCCTATATCCGCGGCGCCTGCCCCGAACTCGCCTTGCCACGCACGCTCTGGTCCGGGCGCGACCCTGCCGACATTCCTCTCGACCTGCTGGCCGGCGATGTCATCGTCAAGACAAACCACGGCTGCGCGATGAACATATTCGTTGCCAATGGCGCCCCCAATCACGGCCTCATCGTCGCCAAGACGAGGCACTGGCTGAGAAAACGCTATGGCCGCCGCAATGGCGAATGGGCCTATTGGCCTGTCGTTCCCACCGTTTTCGTGGAAGAGCGGCTGGCGCTCTCCGGCGCAAGGATAGCAACCGACATCAAAGTGCATGTCTGCGGCGGTGAGGTAACGCATGCCTGGGTCGAGGATAAAGCCGCGAAGCGTTCGCTGCTTTTGGACCGGGACGCCAATCCATTGCCCGGGCGCGACCCGGACTATCCCCACGAGGATCAGGCGGTGCCCGTCAATGCGCAGCTTCTGGACTATGTTCGCCAGGCGGTATCGATCGCGCCAACCATCGCCGGCAACCTCGACTATATCCGCATCGACTTCCTGGTCACCGACCATTGTCTCTACGCCGGCGAGATCGTCGTCTATCCCGGCGCCGGCTATGGCACCACCACCAATCCGGCGTTCGCCGGCGAAATCGAACGGCTCTGGCGGCTCGACCAATCCGCCTTCCTGCGCCGCCCCCACAAAGGGGTTGTGCGCCTCTATGCCGACGCGCTCCGCGCCAGATGCCGGGCCGGCATCGCAAATGACGACGTCGGGGCCTAG
- a CDS encoding MerR family transcriptional regulator: MDKSPDAFRTISEVAEDLDLPQHVLRFWETRFNQIKPMKRGGGRRYYRPQDVELIKGIRHMLYDQGYTIKGVQKLLRENGNHFLVAIGNGDMAAVEAISQRKQADQVPLTPAAQPRGGDDELVGQPRVKPSRRFFGLGKSDEEGPVPPDASKLSRDNRALLQEALFDLLECKRLLDQVR, translated from the coding sequence ATGGACAAGAGCCCTGACGCCTTCCGCACCATCAGCGAGGTCGCCGAAGATCTCGACCTGCCGCAGCATGTGCTGCGCTTCTGGGAGACACGCTTCAACCAGATCAAGCCGATGAAGCGCGGCGGCGGCCGCCGCTATTACCGGCCGCAGGATGTCGAGCTGATCAAGGGCATCCGCCACATGCTTTACGACCAGGGCTACACCATCAAGGGCGTGCAGAAGCTGCTGCGCGAAAACGGCAATCATTTCCTCGTCGCCATCGGCAATGGCGATATGGCCGCCGTCGAGGCGATCTCGCAGCGAAAGCAGGCCGACCAGGTGCCGCTGACGCCGGCAGCGCAGCCGCGCGGCGGCGATGATGAGCTGGTTGGCCAGCCAAGGGTCAAGCCCAGCCGCCGCTTTTTCGGCCTGGGCAAGAGCGATGAGGAAGGTCCGGTTCCGCCGGACGCGTCGAAACTCTCGCGTGACAATCGCGCGCTGCTGCAGGAGGCGCTGTTCGACCTGCTGGAATGCAAGCGCCTGCTCGACCAGGTGCGCTGA
- a CDS encoding integration host factor subunit alpha, translated as MGGKTLTRADLAEAVYRKVGLSRTESAELVEAVLDEICEAIVRGETVKLSSFATFHVRSKNERIGRNPKTGEEVPILPRRVMTFKSSNVLKNRILRSHQNSKAKGGK; from the coding sequence ATGGGGGGAAAGACACTTACGCGTGCCGACCTGGCGGAGGCCGTCTATCGAAAGGTCGGTCTGTCGCGCACTGAATCCGCCGAACTCGTCGAAGCTGTGCTGGACGAAATCTGCGAAGCCATCGTTCGTGGCGAGACGGTCAAGCTTTCGTCCTTCGCGACATTCCACGTCCGCTCCAAGAATGAGCGCATCGGGCGCAATCCCAAGACCGGTGAAGAGGTGCCGATCCTGCCGCGCAGGGTGATGACCTTCAAATCGTCGAACGTGTTGAAGAACCGCATCTTGCGCTCTCATCAGAACAGCAAGGCCAAGGGCGGCAAATAA
- a CDS encoding beta-ketoacyl-ACP synthase III, with translation MIRSVVRGTGAALPRRIMKNADFEGMVETSDEWIAQRTGIRQRHIAADDETTASLGEAAARAALADAGLTPDDIDLIVLATSTPNNTFPATAVEIQNRLGMHHGFAFDMQAVCSGFVYAVTTADLYIRGGLAKRVLVIGSETFSRILDWSDRSTCVLFGDGAGALVLEAGEGAGTIADRGVLAASLRSDGVHKDKLFVDGGPSTTGTVGHLRMEGREVFKHAVGMITDVIEATFSAAGISADDLDWFVPHQANKRIIDASAKKLGIAEQKVVVTVDLHGNTSAASVPLALSVAVADGRIKKGDLVLLEAMGGGFTWGAVLVRW, from the coding sequence TTGATCAGATCAGTCGTGCGCGGCACGGGCGCCGCGCTGCCCCGCCGCATCATGAAGAATGCCGATTTCGAGGGCATGGTCGAGACCTCGGATGAGTGGATCGCCCAGCGCACCGGCATCCGCCAGCGTCATATCGCGGCCGATGACGAGACGACGGCTTCGCTTGGGGAGGCCGCGGCCCGCGCCGCCCTTGCCGATGCCGGGCTGACGCCTGATGACATCGACCTGATCGTGCTGGCGACGTCGACGCCCAACAACACATTCCCGGCCACCGCGGTCGAGATCCAGAACCGGCTCGGCATGCATCACGGCTTTGCCTTCGACATGCAGGCGGTGTGCTCGGGCTTCGTCTATGCGGTGACGACTGCCGATCTCTACATCCGTGGCGGCCTGGCCAAACGCGTGCTGGTGATCGGCTCGGAGACGTTCTCGCGCATCCTCGACTGGAGCGACCGTTCGACCTGCGTGCTGTTCGGCGACGGCGCCGGCGCACTGGTCCTGGAAGCAGGCGAGGGGGCCGGCACGATTGCCGACCGCGGCGTTCTGGCCGCCAGCCTGCGCTCTGACGGCGTGCACAAGGACAAGCTTTTTGTCGACGGCGGACCATCCACGACAGGAACCGTCGGCCACCTCAGGATGGAAGGCCGCGAAGTCTTCAAGCACGCGGTCGGCATGATCACCGATGTCATCGAGGCGACCTTCTCGGCCGCCGGCATATCAGCCGACGATCTCGACTGGTTCGTGCCGCATCAGGCCAATAAACGAATTATTGACGCTTCGGCCAAGAAGCTCGGGATTGCAGAACAAAAGGTGGTGGTTACCGTCGATTTGCACGGTAACACCTCGGCTGCTTCCGTGCCGCTGGCGCTGTCGGTGGCCGTTGCCGATGGCCGCATCAAGAAGGGCGACCTGGTCCTCCTGGAAGCGATGGGCGGCGGCTTCACCTGGGGTGCTGTTCTGGTTCGCTGGTAA
- the plsX gene encoding phosphate acyltransferase PlsX, which yields MIRISIDAMGGDHGPAVVIPALMTVATRRPDIRFVIYGREELVRPELAKFPKLAEVSEFFHCEIAVRMDDKPSQALRHGRWKSSMWKAVEAVKSGAADACISAGNTGALMAMSKFCLRTMATIERPAIAALWPTLRGESVVLDVGATIGADAHQLIDFAILGTGMARSVFGIARPTVGLLNVGVEEIKGQEEVKEAGRMLREANMASMNYHGFVEGDDIGKGTVDVVVTEGFAGNIALKTAEGTARQIAGYLRAAMSRTLMAKIGYVFAKGAFDRLREKMDVGRSNGGVFLGLNGIVVKSHGGADSDGFAAAIELGYDMVRNNLLDRIEADLDLFHARNPHALSSRKSDVVTDAKE from the coding sequence GTGATCAGGATTTCCATCGATGCCATGGGCGGCGATCACGGACCAGCCGTGGTCATTCCGGCGCTCATGACGGTCGCCACCCGCCGTCCCGACATCCGCTTCGTCATCTACGGGCGTGAGGAGCTGGTGCGCCCAGAACTGGCCAAGTTTCCCAAATTGGCCGAGGTGAGCGAATTCTTCCACTGCGAGATCGCGGTCAGGATGGACGACAAGCCGAGCCAGGCGCTGCGCCATGGCCGCTGGAAGTCGTCGATGTGGAAGGCGGTCGAAGCGGTCAAGTCGGGCGCCGCGGACGCCTGCATCTCCGCCGGCAACACCGGCGCGTTGATGGCGATGTCGAAATTCTGCCTGCGCACCATGGCCACCATCGAGCGCCCGGCGATCGCGGCATTGTGGCCGACATTGCGCGGCGAAAGCGTGGTTCTGGACGTCGGCGCCACCATTGGTGCCGATGCGCACCAGCTCATTGATTTTGCCATTCTCGGCACCGGCATGGCGCGCTCCGTCTTCGGCATCGCCCGGCCCACCGTCGGCCTGCTCAATGTCGGCGTGGAAGAGATCAAGGGCCAGGAAGAGGTCAAGGAAGCGGGACGCATGCTGCGCGAGGCCAACATGGCCTCGATGAACTATCATGGCTTTGTCGAAGGCGACGATATCGGCAAGGGCACGGTCGACGTGGTGGTGACGGAAGGCTTCGCCGGCAACATCGCGCTGAAGACGGCCGAAGGCACCGCGCGCCAGATCGCAGGGTATCTGCGTGCCGCTATGAGCCGCACGCTGATGGCCAAGATCGGCTATGTTTTCGCCAAGGGCGCCTTCGATCGCCTGCGCGAAAAGATGGATGTCGGCCGCTCCAACGGCGGCGTCTTCCTGGGGCTGAACGGCATCGTCGTCAAAAGCCACGGCGGTGCTGATTCGGACGGTTTTGCCGCGGCGATCGAGCTCGGCTACGACATGGTGCGCAACAATCTGCTCGACCGCATCGAAGCCGACCTGGACCTGTTTCATGCGCGCAACCCGCATGCATTGTCATCCCGGAAATCCGACGTCGTTACCGACGCGAAGGAATAG
- a CDS encoding YceD family protein: MKHADPQSPVSFFANVARLPQKGLPVVIEADAAQRAALAEEHELLSVEAYRAELLVTSWKRNGVKVSGRVEADITQACIVTLDPVQAHIDEPVEALLLPEESKLGRQGFEGGGEILLDADGPDSPETFSGDIIDVGALAEQFFGLAIDPYPRKAGASLDAGGETEGVENEFQQKLRSLLGKS; this comes from the coding sequence ATGAAACATGCTGATCCGCAAAGCCCAGTTTCCTTTTTCGCGAATGTCGCCCGTCTGCCGCAGAAGGGCCTGCCGGTGGTGATCGAGGCCGACGCCGCCCAGCGCGCGGCACTTGCCGAGGAGCACGAACTGCTATCGGTCGAAGCCTATCGCGCTGAACTTCTTGTGACGTCCTGGAAGCGCAATGGCGTCAAGGTCAGCGGCCGTGTCGAGGCCGATATCACGCAGGCCTGCATCGTCACGCTCGATCCCGTCCAGGCGCATATCGACGAGCCGGTCGAGGCGCTGCTGCTGCCCGAGGAGTCCAAGCTTGGGCGGCAGGGATTCGAAGGCGGTGGCGAGATCCTGCTCGATGCGGACGGCCCTGACAGTCCCGAAACATTCTCCGGTGACATCATCGATGTCGGGGCGCTTGCCGAACAGTTCTTCGGATTGGCGATCGACCCCTATCCACGCAAGGCGGGCGCGTCGCTGGATGCCGGCGGTGAGACTGAAGGGGTGGAGAATGAATTTCAGCAAAAACTGCGATCCTTGCTGGGAAAATCCTGA
- a CDS encoding ubiquinol-cytochrome C chaperone family protein — translation MFQRLFGRERHANRAITDALYAQIVAAARQSVFYSHWNVLDTPLGRFEMLSLHMFLFQHRLRGEDGVAQEIAQVLIDEFFLDVDHSLRELGIGDVGVPKRMKKLAKMFYGRTAAYDDALERNDRDGLIAALARNVRPDAGTWPEAPQLADYVADACRQLAAQPSESIVSGTVAFPLAKGGA, via the coding sequence ATGTTCCAGCGCCTTTTTGGTCGCGAACGCCACGCCAACCGCGCCATCACGGACGCGCTTTACGCACAAATCGTGGCGGCGGCGCGGCAGAGTGTATTTTATTCCCACTGGAATGTGCTGGACACGCCGCTCGGCCGTTTCGAGATGCTTTCGCTGCATATGTTCCTGTTCCAGCATCGCTTGCGCGGCGAGGACGGTGTGGCGCAGGAGATCGCCCAGGTGCTGATCGACGAGTTCTTCCTCGACGTCGACCATTCGCTGCGGGAGCTGGGCATTGGTGACGTCGGCGTGCCCAAACGCATGAAGAAACTGGCGAAGATGTTTTATGGCCGCACCGCCGCCTATGATGACGCGTTGGAAAGAAACGATCGCGACGGGCTGATCGCGGCTCTTGCTCGCAATGTCCGGCCCGATGCCGGCACATGGCCGGAGGCGCCGCAATTGGCCGACTATGTCGCCGACGCCTGTCGGCAGTTGGCCGCGCAGCCGTCCGAATCAATCGTTTCCGGCACGGTGGCGTTTCCGCTCGCCAAGGGAGGTGCTTGA
- a CDS encoding outer membrane protein assembly factor BamE, with amino-acid sequence MRALNFKSTFSSRPAGAISLLLVVSALSACHTNKMFGDLSPSETLTQGYVYDQQAVDSVPVGSSREQVLLALGTPSTTATFDNEAFYYISQTRKRYVAFDKPRLVDQKVLAVYFGADGRVTQIANYGLKDGKIFDFISRTTPTGGKDQNFLSQIINGASKLAPGIPGGGTP; translated from the coding sequence TTGCGCGCGCTGAATTTCAAGTCGACCTTCTCGTCCAGGCCCGCCGGCGCGATCTCGCTGCTGCTCGTCGTATCGGCGCTCTCGGCATGTCATACCAACAAGATGTTCGGCGACCTCAGTCCGAGCGAGACGCTCACGCAAGGCTATGTCTACGACCAGCAGGCCGTCGATTCGGTGCCCGTCGGCTCCAGCCGCGAGCAGGTGCTTCTGGCGCTTGGCACGCCGTCGACCACGGCGACTTTCGACAATGAGGCGTTTTATTACATCTCGCAAACGCGCAAGCGCTATGTCGCCTTCGACAAGCCCAGGCTGGTCGACCAGAAAGTGCTGGCGGTCTATTTCGGCGCCGATGGCCGCGTCACCCAGATCGCCAATTATGGCTTGAAGGACGGCAAGATTTTCGACTTCATCTCGCGCACCACGCCGACTGGCGGCAAGGACCAGAACTTCCTCAGCCAAATCATCAACGGCGCCAGCAAGCTGGCGCCCGGCATCCCCGGCGGCGGCACTCCCTGA
- a CDS encoding dTDP-4-dehydrorhamnose 3,5-epimerase family protein: MATGTPDRQTVTPDWLAIDPPAIDGVRIKEIRPVATSNGYLTEVFRDEWDLDRLPVGQVFQRTMYPGAVTGWHAHKVTQDRLFCCVGSVRISLYDGRKASPSFGTVWHKIVGALRPAIVVIPPGVWHGVTALGPEIALLLNLVDKAYAYDAPDHWRLPPDTDHIPYRLV; this comes from the coding sequence ATGGCCACGGGAACACCCGATCGGCAGACCGTGACACCTGATTGGCTTGCCATCGATCCTCCGGCAATCGACGGCGTCAGGATCAAGGAAATCAGGCCGGTCGCGACGTCCAACGGCTATCTCACCGAGGTTTTCCGGGACGAGTGGGATCTCGATCGATTGCCCGTCGGCCAGGTCTTCCAGCGCACGATGTATCCGGGTGCGGTGACCGGCTGGCACGCACACAAGGTCACGCAGGATCGGCTTTTCTGTTGTGTCGGCAGTGTGCGCATATCGCTCTATGACGGCCGAAAGGCTTCGCCCAGCTTCGGCACGGTCTGGCACAAGATCGTCGGCGCGTTGCGGCCGGCGATCGTCGTCATCCCGCCCGGCGTGTGGCATGGCGTGACGGCTCTCGGACCAGAGATCGCCCTGCTGCTCAACCTCGTCGACAAGGCCTATGCGTACGACGCGCCGGACCATTGGCGCCTGCCGCCGGACACGGATCACATCCCCTATAGACTGGTGTAG
- a CDS encoding glycosyltransferase family 2 protein, translated as MDRSGQSDATGQTAPLVSVVIATHNRPAALRQALRSVLGQTLQDFEILVIGDACRPDTAALIAEFADPRIVYVDLPVNFGEQSGPNNIGFARARGRFVALLNHDDLWFPDHLAAMTGWIDATGADIIIARGAIIEPARMKGDPLKTLIYGMGKGGFYDPVITAGYGSAQMARRASLGWLGPWRPASECPCESSQDWLFRAWRKGAVIATMPHLTVLSIFSGQRSGSYVEDTAVEQEELASGMRMPNDLRIKILAAAAAPSRLKKFSYLKRRLWAACGIHPRSVEFRRKYGRGSCVPRLREIRGLPPMPEREPGLDDLLARYRKLAESDGAKPNGG; from the coding sequence GTGGATCGATCCGGCCAGTCCGATGCAACCGGGCAGACCGCGCCGCTCGTCTCGGTGGTGATTGCAACCCACAACCGCCCCGCCGCCTTGCGACAGGCGTTGCGCAGCGTGCTGGGCCAGACCTTGCAGGACTTCGAAATTCTGGTGATTGGCGATGCCTGTCGCCCCGACACGGCGGCGCTCATCGCCGAATTCGCCGATCCGCGCATCGTCTATGTCGACCTGCCGGTCAATTTCGGCGAGCAATCCGGCCCCAACAATATCGGCTTCGCCAGGGCACGTGGCCGGTTCGTCGCCTTGCTCAACCATGACGACCTCTGGTTTCCGGACCATCTCGCGGCGATGACCGGCTGGATCGATGCGACCGGCGCCGATATCATCATCGCTCGCGGCGCCATCATCGAACCTGCGCGGATGAAAGGCGATCCTCTCAAGACCTTAATCTACGGGATGGGCAAAGGCGGGTTTTACGATCCCGTCATCACAGCCGGATACGGATCGGCACAGATGGCCAGGCGGGCATCGCTGGGCTGGCTCGGCCCCTGGCGCCCTGCCAGCGAGTGCCCCTGCGAAAGTTCGCAGGACTGGCTCTTCCGAGCCTGGCGAAAGGGGGCCGTGATCGCGACCATGCCACACCTGACGGTGCTCAGTATCTTCTCCGGCCAGCGCAGTGGCAGCTATGTCGAAGACACGGCGGTGGAGCAGGAAGAACTCGCCAGCGGCATGCGTATGCCGAACGACCTGCGCATCAAAATCCTTGCTGCGGCGGCGGCCCCTTCTCGCCTGAAGAAATTCAGCTATCTGAAACGCAGGCTTTGGGCCGCGTGCGGGATCCATCCGAGATCCGTCGAGTTTCGCCGCAAGTACGGACGTGGTTCCTGTGTTCCCAGGCTGCGTGAGATACGCGGCCTGCCGCCTATGCCAGAACGGGAACCGGGACTGGATGACTTGCTGGCCCGCTACCGCAAGCTCGCCGAGAGCGACGGAGCCAAGCCGAACGGTGGCTGA